Proteins encoded by one window of Rhodamnia argentea isolate NSW1041297 chromosome 6, ASM2092103v1, whole genome shotgun sequence:
- the LOC115734329 gene encoding LOW QUALITY PROTEIN: peroxidase 60 (The sequence of the model RefSeq protein was modified relative to this genomic sequence to represent the inferred CDS: inserted 2 bases in 2 codons; deleted 1 base in 1 codon; substituted 1 base at 1 genomic stop codon): MAEWAQFKSTFEVEILFFFRRCEVTDVEAIVGGVTAAXFRKEPAITPALLHMRFHDCFVTGCDASILLDVNSSKKTVPPNLSIXGYDLIDAAKATVEAICPXVVSCADIIVMATRDAVSVGLTVSNMVLLLGGRTISVAHCSLFQDRLYNFQNTGKPNATMDLSLASALRSTCPNGKTKADNIVSLDRGPLSSSIMDNSYYKQILAHRGILQIDQEVALDRRTKDIVGTIAGGLDFSAKFGQAMVKLGALHNGSPGKIRESTKARQS, encoded by the exons ATGGCAGAGTGGGCTCAA TTcaaaagcacttttgaagtagaaattctaTTCTTCTTTAGAAGATGCGAGGTCACGGATGTCGAGGCCATCGTAGGCGGCGTCACGGCGGCCTAGTTTAGGAAGGAACCCGCCATCACCCCCGCTCTCCTCCACATGCGGTTTCACGATTGCTTTGTCAC GGGATGCGACGCCTCCATTCTTCTCGACGTAAATTCGAGTAAGAAGACTGTGCCACCGAATTTGAGCA GAGGCTACGATCTCATTGACGCCGCGAAGGCCACCGTGGAGGCCATATGCC AGGTTGTTTCCTGCGCCGATATCATTGTCATGGCCACTAGAGACGCCGTGTCCGTG GGACTCACCGTCTCCAACATGGTCCTTCTCCTAG GCGGCCGCACGATCAGCGTTGCTCACTGCTCGCTCTTCCAAGACCGGCTTTACAACTTCCAGAACACCGGGAAGCCCAACGCGACCATGGACCTGTCCTTGGCTTCCGCCCTGAGGTCGACGTGCCCTAACGGGAAGACTAAAGCAGACAACATCGTCAGCCTCGACCGGGGCCCTCTCAGCTCGTCAATCATGGACAACTCCTACTACAAGCAGATACTCGCCCATAGAGGGATACTGCAGATCGATCAGGAGGTCGCGCTGGACAGGCGGACCAAGGACATTGTGGGAACAATAGCCGGCGGGCTCGATTTCTCGGCTAAGTTTGGCCAGGCCATGGTTAAGTTGGGCGCACTCCACAATGGCTCTCCG GGTAAGATAAGGGAATCAACAAAGGCTCGCCAAAGCTAA
- the LOC115734501 gene encoding uncharacterized protein LOC115734501, whose translation MDIRGPIRFRSSDSSSTHRFVGSFSPQNPSPSSSNAADDDLSEDDIFSAVDFSDAADHHHRHRGNNLSSQVPAAAAALSPCLRNHHLGRHRNSALGPPDGFGILAALPERETSSVFGRNVSVSPSSPLSAAAPLSSSRVIPAIPRPPQDRFPLASFSLAKKYHQSAPVNVPVLMARRHREFVEVGDENRDDDDEKDFDGEEMLPPHEIVARRLSRSQSVACSVLEGAGRTLKGRDLHRVRDAVLRQTGFLD comes from the coding sequence ATGGACATCAGAGGACCGATCCGGTTCCGCAGCTCCGACTCCTCTTCCACGCATCGCTTCGTCGGCAGCTTCTCCCCTCAAAACCCTAGCCCCTCCTCCAGCAACGCCGCCGACGACGACCTCAGCGAGGACGACATCTTCTCCGCCGTCGACTTCTCCgacgccgccgaccaccaccatcgacaTCGCGGCAACAACCTCAGCAGCCAGGttccggccgccgccgccgccttgtCTCCTTGCCTTCGCAATCACCACCTCGGCCGGCACAGGAACTCCGCCTTGGGCCCGCCGGATGGCTTCGGCATACTCGCCGCGCTCCCCGAGCGCGAGACTAGCTCCGTCTTCGGCCGCAACGTCTCCGTTTCTCCTTCTTCGCCTCTCTCGGCGGCGGCGCCCCTTTCGTCCTCGCGGGTGATCCCTGCGATTCCACGCCCCCCGCAGGACAGATTTCCACTGGCTTCTTTTTCCTTAGCGAAGAAGTACCACCAATCGGCGCCGGTGAACGTGCCTGTGTTGATGGCGAGGAGGCACCGCGAGTTTGTCGAAGTTGGGGACGAGAATCGGGACGATGATGATGAGAAGGATTTTGATGGGGAAGAGATGTTGCCGCCGCACGAGATAGTGGCGAGGCGATTGTCCCGTTCTCAGAGCGTCGCTTGCTCGGTGCTCGAAGGAGCTGGGCGGACCCTCAAGGGGAGGGATCTGCATCGGGTCCGCGATGCGGTGTTGCGGCAAACAGGTTTTCTAGATTGA